Proteins encoded together in one Chitinophaga sp. LS1 window:
- a CDS encoding RNA polymerase sigma-70 factor, which yields MQNLTSYNDEQLFLLLQGGNEEAFNTLFERYRKRLFLEAFTRLQNEEEANDIVQEVFMWLWKKRSTLDIGNCLKPYLVRVVRNKVVDHIRKTTTARNHQQQYHWIADTHTTKIPMENKELGQQLSDAINSITPASRLAFEQLYLQDKSLREIAVDMDINVQSVKNHIHRALKMLRKNLKHSLS from the coding sequence ATGCAAAATCTAACTAGCTATAACGACGAGCAACTATTTCTGTTACTGCAGGGAGGGAACGAAGAAGCGTTTAACACACTTTTCGAACGCTACCGCAAACGTCTGTTTCTGGAAGCTTTCACTCGTTTACAAAACGAGGAAGAGGCCAACGACATCGTACAGGAAGTTTTCATGTGGCTCTGGAAAAAAAGATCGACACTCGACATCGGGAATTGTCTTAAACCTTACCTGGTAAGGGTAGTACGTAATAAAGTGGTAGATCATATCCGTAAAACTACCACCGCGAGAAACCACCAGCAGCAATACCACTGGATCGCAGATACGCACACGACTAAAATACCCATGGAAAATAAAGAGCTCGGTCAGCAGTTGTCTGATGCGATTAATAGCATCACACCTGCCAGCCGCCTGGCTTTCGAACAACTATACCTCCAGGACAAAAGCCTGCGGGAAATAGCTGTAGACATGGATATAAATGTACAGTCGGTAAAAAACCATATTCACCGCGCCTTAAAAATGCTTCGCAAGAATCTGAAGCACAGCTTATCTTAG
- a CDS encoding RNA polymerase sigma factor, producing the protein MLHLNDAELLEMVQKGQEGAFTILYNRYQPTMLAIARKKLVSRQEAEDAVQEIFTSFWQRRNQISGKIPVKHYFLRAVHFQYAYRCRANAVARKYEKFLESSSVYEGYLEFLENKELGQQIRIAIQKISAPACRKIFELAYIEDRSCNEIANSLNIQAQVVRNQTSRALKVIRDQLRQVV; encoded by the coding sequence ATGTTACATTTAAACGATGCCGAACTGTTAGAGATGGTCCAGAAAGGTCAGGAAGGGGCCTTTACCATCCTATACAACCGCTACCAACCAACCATGCTGGCTATAGCCAGAAAAAAACTCGTAAGTCGTCAGGAAGCAGAGGATGCTGTCCAGGAAATCTTTACTTCTTTTTGGCAACGTCGGAATCAAATATCTGGTAAGATTCCTGTCAAGCATTATTTCCTTCGGGCTGTGCATTTTCAATATGCATATAGATGCAGGGCGAATGCAGTTGCCAGAAAATACGAAAAATTCCTGGAATCATCGTCTGTTTATGAAGGCTATTTGGAATTTCTCGAAAATAAAGAGCTTGGTCAACAAATCCGGATTGCCATTCAAAAAATATCGGCACCAGCCTGTAGAAAGATTTTTGAATTAGCATATATAGAGGATAGAAGTTGTAATGAAATTGCCAATTCTTTAAATATTCAGGCACAAGTCGTAAGAAACCAAACGAGCCGGGCTTTAAAAGTAATAAGAGATCAACTTAGGCAAGTAGTCTAA
- a CDS encoding FecR family protein, translating into MSVNPEYIEQLVLDEIAGVITPEDSATLSNLLAQEPEALVIRNDLYAQYGEHPVLENLADTLPVEKVWAGIRKQKRGKTLLRTSIGIAAALLVIVSAYTILLPGIRQPAIVHVTSPKNVALQLPGGQVVNLGNAQQQVQLGNLTLHNQEKTLSYTGSTNQQATLIVPAGKDYSIVLADGTLIQLNAASKLVFPFAFTGNTREVTITGEAYVKVAKDATRPFIVHLPNSTVQVLGTEFNINTYDSGQVKISLVNGAVRLKTQQDSLLLHPGYAVNYTQGDKLQESPFDEEDVLSWRNGLFIFKNASLVSLSRVITRWYGIPVITDNAAVTTRHFSGAMNRNKPIATFLEGLKFTGQFDYYFDKDSVLHMK; encoded by the coding sequence ATGTCTGTAAATCCGGAATATATTGAACAATTAGTGTTGGATGAGATAGCAGGGGTCATTACACCGGAAGACAGCGCTACCCTCAGTAATCTCCTCGCGCAGGAACCGGAAGCGCTTGTCATTCGTAATGATCTTTATGCTCAATACGGAGAACACCCCGTCCTCGAAAACCTTGCTGATACACTCCCCGTTGAAAAAGTTTGGGCGGGCATCAGGAAGCAAAAACGAGGAAAGACATTATTGCGTACCAGTATCGGAATCGCCGCTGCTCTACTAGTTATTGTCAGCGCCTATACTATATTATTACCGGGTATTCGTCAGCCCGCTATCGTCCATGTTACCTCCCCAAAGAATGTTGCGCTGCAGTTGCCAGGTGGGCAAGTGGTCAACCTAGGCAACGCGCAGCAACAGGTACAGCTCGGAAACCTTACACTGCATAACCAGGAAAAGACCTTGTCATACACAGGTAGCACAAATCAACAAGCTACCCTCATCGTACCGGCTGGCAAAGACTATTCGATTGTACTTGCCGATGGTACCCTCATACAGCTCAACGCGGCCTCCAAATTAGTATTCCCCTTTGCCTTTACGGGCAATACCCGGGAGGTGACCATTACCGGTGAAGCCTACGTGAAAGTAGCCAAAGATGCAACCCGTCCTTTCATTGTACACCTGCCCAATAGTACCGTACAAGTGCTAGGTACCGAATTTAACATCAACACCTACGATAGTGGCCAGGTAAAAATTTCCCTTGTCAATGGCGCTGTCCGGCTTAAAACACAGCAGGATTCCCTGCTCCTTCACCCCGGATATGCAGTCAATTATACCCAGGGCGATAAACTCCAGGAATCCCCTTTTGATGAAGAAGATGTGCTTTCCTGGCGCAATGGCCTCTTTATATTTAAAAACGCCTCCCTGGTTTCGCTGTCCAGAGTCATCACCCGCTGGTATGGCATTCCTGTTATAACCGATAACGCTGCTGTAACTACCCGCCACTTCAGTGGCGCCATGAATCGTAATAAGCCCATAGCTACTTTCCTGGAAGGCTTGAAGTTCACAGGCCAGTTTGATTATTATTTCGACAAAGACAGCGTATTGCATATGAAGTAG
- a CDS encoding MauE/DoxX family redox-associated membrane protein, translating to MESYLSALVVCIFPPKYYCHILKTIVFVGAIFKIASMLIMKKNAFFLEVICMLFVILFVYTAISKFLDFSLFSAQIGMSPVLAPVAKIIAWVVPLAEIIDSVMLMVPALRLRGLYIALGLMLSFTIYIILLMKLSAHLPCSCGGVIELLSWRDHLILNCVYILLAIAGIWIYRRSHHMARLSSSSPHP from the coding sequence ATGGAGTCTTATCTATCAGCGCTAGTAGTTTGTATTTTTCCTCCTAAGTATTATTGTCATATCCTAAAAACCATTGTCTTTGTGGGCGCTATCTTTAAAATTGCAAGTATGCTCATCATGAAAAAGAACGCTTTCTTTTTGGAGGTTATCTGCATGTTGTTTGTTATCCTCTTTGTATATACAGCCATCAGTAAGTTCCTAGACTTTTCGTTATTCAGCGCCCAAATAGGGATGTCTCCCGTATTAGCTCCTGTGGCTAAAATTATAGCATGGGTTGTACCCCTGGCGGAGATCATTGATTCTGTTATGCTGATGGTACCGGCATTACGGTTGAGAGGTCTTTATATTGCTTTGGGATTGATGTTGTCCTTTACTATTTATATCATTCTATTGATGAAACTCAGCGCACATTTACCATGTAGCTGCGGTGGCGTAATAGAATTATTATCATGGAGGGATCATCTTATACTCAATTGCGTTTATATTCTATTGGCTATTGCTGGTATATGGATATATCGCCGTAGCCATCACATGGCGCGTCTCAGTTCCTCTAGCCCACATCCATAA
- a CDS encoding ABC transporter permease, whose protein sequence is MYRNYLKIAFRNIIRHKSYTTINVLGLAVGMASSILILLWVQHEKSYDRFHKNADQTYRVIVNASDFIAAVNPAGMPAGLKEAIPQIKNTVRLSHLEQHLFQVNELKFEEKRVFYADPSFLEIFNFALVKGDAKTALDRVDGVLITQNMAKKYFGTENAIGKTLKIDNGSSITVTGVLANIPSKSHLQFDFILPMSAIANISSDLINNTWTSFNFYTYIQLDKSFIPTPAALSKLNADITRVFKQHVPTMKAEYMAQPITSIHLSPAAQIDLPGHGNVQYVNIFFIVAIFILIVACINFMNLATARSARRAKEVGLRKVIGAVRGQLIRQFLAESLLISFFSLILALIIVCLFLPVFNLLADKDLTLHLKDVGILSGIALFTGLLSGIYPALILSGFQPIKVLKGNNNLPGGNLIFRNGLVIVQFVVSIVLLIGTVVVYKQLQYIRNSNLGFDKSNLVYIPINGELSDKTKALQTALEQNPHTANYTIISELPINIISGNMNVMWEGRDPNLQVVIPSMGVSENFTKVFQINVLRGRSFSTAFNDSSNFVINETAVKLMGMTVDNALGKPLSLNGTSGKIIGVIKDFNFKPIQQVIEPLILGLNKYGGYAVVKSQPGSTEATIKALEKINTDLNPSYPFTYSFLDQDLANQYKGEQQMSKIFNLFSILAIFISSLGLYGLSAFLAQQKTKEIGVRKVLGASILNIIYLLTTGFTRLVLIAVVIAIPISILGINRWLETFAYHVHIGWGVFVIAPLTALAIAWMTVGFEILKAAMVNPVISLKRD, encoded by the coding sequence ATGTACAGAAACTATCTCAAAATCGCTTTTCGCAATATTATCCGGCATAAGTCCTATACCACTATCAATGTATTGGGCCTTGCAGTCGGTATGGCTTCCAGCATTTTGATATTGCTATGGGTACAGCATGAAAAGAGCTATGACCGGTTTCATAAAAACGCTGATCAGACCTATAGGGTCATCGTCAACGCCAGCGACTTTATAGCAGCGGTAAACCCTGCCGGGATGCCTGCAGGGTTAAAAGAGGCGATCCCCCAGATTAAGAATACAGTAAGGTTGAGCCATTTAGAACAACACCTCTTCCAGGTGAATGAATTGAAATTCGAAGAGAAGAGGGTATTCTATGCGGATCCGAGTTTTTTGGAGATATTCAACTTTGCCTTAGTAAAGGGAGATGCCAAAACGGCACTTGATAGAGTAGATGGGGTGCTCATCACCCAGAATATGGCTAAAAAGTACTTCGGTACGGAGAATGCGATTGGGAAAACGCTCAAAATAGATAATGGAAGCTCAATAACAGTAACTGGGGTATTGGCTAACATCCCTTCTAAATCCCACCTGCAATTTGATTTCATTTTGCCAATGTCTGCAATAGCGAATATCAGTTCAGACCTAATCAACAACACCTGGACCAGCTTTAATTTCTATACCTATATACAATTGGATAAAAGCTTTATCCCTACACCAGCAGCCTTATCCAAACTAAACGCAGACATTACCCGGGTATTTAAACAACATGTACCCACCATGAAAGCCGAATACATGGCACAACCCATAACCAGCATTCACCTATCACCCGCTGCGCAGATAGATTTACCTGGTCATGGGAATGTACAATATGTAAATATCTTCTTTATAGTAGCAATATTCATATTGATAGTCGCCTGTATTAACTTCATGAACCTCGCTACAGCCCGTTCTGCCAGAAGAGCAAAAGAAGTGGGATTACGCAAGGTAATAGGTGCGGTAAGAGGGCAACTGATCAGACAGTTTTTGGCTGAGTCATTATTAATATCCTTTTTCTCTTTGATACTGGCTTTAATAATTGTCTGCTTATTCCTCCCTGTATTCAATTTACTGGCGGATAAAGATCTAACCCTCCATTTAAAGGATGTAGGTATCCTATCAGGTATTGCACTCTTCACTGGCCTGCTGTCTGGCATATACCCCGCACTTATTCTTTCAGGATTCCAACCTATCAAAGTGTTGAAAGGGAATAACAACCTCCCAGGCGGAAATTTAATCTTCCGCAATGGGCTGGTGATCGTACAATTTGTGGTATCTATTGTACTTCTAATAGGAACAGTAGTCGTGTATAAACAACTCCAATACATCAGAAACAGTAACCTGGGGTTTGACAAATCTAACCTGGTCTATATACCCATCAATGGTGAATTGTCAGACAAAACAAAGGCATTACAAACTGCATTAGAACAAAATCCACATACAGCTAATTATACGATCATATCAGAATTGCCTATCAATATCATCAGTGGGAATATGAATGTAATGTGGGAAGGGAGAGATCCTAATTTGCAGGTAGTCATCCCCAGCATGGGCGTAAGTGAAAACTTTACAAAGGTCTTTCAAATAAACGTGTTGAGAGGGAGAAGCTTCTCTACCGCATTTAATGACTCAAGTAATTTTGTGATCAATGAAACGGCTGTGAAACTAATGGGAATGACAGTCGATAACGCCCTAGGCAAACCACTATCATTAAATGGTACCAGTGGCAAAATCATAGGAGTGATAAAAGATTTCAATTTCAAACCTATACAACAGGTCATTGAACCACTCATCTTAGGGCTTAATAAATATGGCGGGTATGCAGTAGTCAAAAGCCAGCCAGGTAGTACAGAAGCGACCATCAAAGCCTTAGAAAAAATAAACACAGACCTGAACCCTTCTTATCCTTTCACGTATAGCTTCCTGGACCAGGACCTGGCTAATCAATACAAAGGAGAGCAGCAGATGAGCAAGATCTTCAATCTATTCTCTATCCTGGCAATCTTCATTTCCAGTTTGGGATTATATGGTCTCTCTGCCTTCCTGGCACAACAAAAGACGAAAGAAATTGGTGTAAGAAAGGTATTAGGAGCTTCTATCCTAAACATCATTTACCTGCTGACTACGGGTTTCACCAGATTAGTACTAATAGCTGTCGTTATCGCTATACCTATTTCTATATTAGGAATCAATCGCTGGCTGGAGACGTTTGCCTACCATGTACATATTGGCTGGGGGGTATTTGTAATAGCGCCATTAACAGCGTTAGCCATCGCATGGATGACTGTGGGGTTTGAGATCTTAAAAGCAGCGATGGTGAATCCGGTGATAAGTTTGAAGAGGGATTGA
- a CDS encoding HNH endonuclease, whose amino-acid sequence MLIPKKAYHKKELFDILGVSEEDRKIGNWQTGYIEYKDRFFVFANIGDAGRTGHDYDNHWEGDRLVWYGKTNSRKGQPIIDEMLSGDFPVLIFTRTKDRDPFVYEGSGYAYNNTDESPVKVWWDIELEMLEEEVSVIINTVLSGPEAPDDKERKAAIIYKRSRNGQNRLKKKQLDVYDGQCCITGCGVMQVLKACHIEPHYLRGNNHSSNGLLMRADVHDLFDAGLIAIDPDTLEVHISDHLIGSEYEALDGVVVRTRNDGQRPDREALNERWDKFVRRVVV is encoded by the coding sequence ATGCTAATACCCAAGAAAGCTTACCACAAGAAAGAATTATTTGACATTCTAGGTGTTTCTGAAGAAGATAGAAAAATCGGCAATTGGCAAACAGGTTATATAGAGTACAAAGACCGCTTTTTTGTCTTTGCGAATATAGGCGACGCCGGTAGAACTGGGCATGATTATGATAATCATTGGGAAGGAGATCGATTAGTCTGGTATGGGAAAACTAACTCTCGGAAAGGACAACCGATCATCGATGAAATGTTAAGCGGAGATTTCCCTGTGCTTATTTTTACCAGGACGAAAGATCGAGACCCTTTTGTGTATGAAGGGTCGGGATATGCTTATAATAATACAGATGAAAGCCCCGTGAAAGTCTGGTGGGACATAGAGTTGGAGATGCTGGAGGAAGAAGTCAGCGTCATCATTAATACAGTATTATCTGGCCCAGAAGCCCCAGACGATAAGGAACGAAAAGCAGCCATTATATATAAGCGGTCCAGAAATGGTCAGAACAGGCTAAAGAAAAAGCAATTAGATGTTTACGATGGACAATGTTGTATTACCGGTTGTGGGGTGATGCAAGTATTAAAAGCCTGCCATATTGAACCTCATTATTTGAGAGGAAATAATCATTCTAGCAATGGGCTATTAATGCGTGCTGATGTACATGATTTGTTTGATGCGGGGTTGATCGCGATCGACCCTGATACACTGGAAGTACATATTAGCGACCACTTAATAGGTAGTGAGTATGAGGCATTAGACGGAGTTGTAGTAAGAACCAGGAATGATGGTCAAAGACCCGATAGGGAGGCACTGAATGAACGATGGGATAAATTTGTGAGGAGGGTTGTTGTATAA
- a CDS encoding outer membrane beta-barrel protein gives MIRIKLFVALFFLVALAQGQNKYSIDAIVKDSTGQVLIGANVWIIKGPDSFHTITDQNGHFTFPQISTPIFNIRITLLGYETYNNKYNYPLINNHIQLPDILLNIKTNILKEVTVRSQISPITLKEDTIEYNISKFHLRDNALLDELLRRLPGIEIDQNGSLKFMGQPISKIKINGKDFMINNIKDLIRVIPLETLDRVQILDDYGKLAEITGRTQGIAAGKVINLETKNTLNTTQNLKAQLGVGTSNRIQSNFNASSIGNKKQIILYGTTDNTIPGQGEIVSSRGAFLFRNQINDLFYTNGGIFADHESNKLQSYNTTQNLTSEGILSINSNSTTTSTYNNYSLAETIEYKDKKRNKISLQLSGERKKQTDQNNTISSQTGLQHIEQSYSNITHATIPNLRTSLYGIHQFNNPGELLAFSATYNYSGNTSYQNIINASTYYNSDDTAIKDSLQYQLLNKQNNAYNITFQSSYIKPLSTTASFEILYNLKSNNNSFEQETQWADKEGKMKIIDSLSNQFDYRITEHKSGINFNNKKGKIEYTIGVYYHFAKYNSNQSQWLVPNLNIKYQLNKTSRLSLHYEGHPNYPDNQQLRPITDRTNPLFPIIGNPDLKAGLYNIFLLEYSLVKKSILFINIRYTPITNQTVTNSILIKDTLNTVTQETHYLNTNGLYLLSGNYSWSHPFDEGKYQLFFEGNANLNNNIYYLQNLRNSSQNLMLTQSIRLGIYQKWIELNTSTGYTHNQTTYSLSQTPTSQIGTWNLAFNSKFFAGPSWSFWLDLNKQFNSGYANGVSANPTDLAATIEKTFLKKALSCRLQGFNLLNQNIGIAQTISGNTTTQTRTNQLGRYILLSLILDLKKTKK, from the coding sequence ATGATAAGGATTAAATTATTTGTTGCCCTCTTTTTTCTTGTGGCTCTTGCTCAAGGACAAAATAAGTATTCCATTGACGCAATAGTAAAGGACTCAACCGGACAGGTACTAATTGGAGCAAATGTTTGGATAATAAAAGGTCCAGATTCTTTTCACACTATCACGGATCAAAATGGGCATTTTACATTTCCTCAAATATCAACCCCTATCTTTAATATTAGAATAACGCTCTTAGGGTATGAAACCTATAATAATAAATATAACTATCCACTTATTAATAATCATATACAGCTTCCTGACATCCTGCTCAATATTAAAACAAACATTCTTAAGGAGGTGACTGTAAGAAGTCAAATATCTCCCATTACATTAAAAGAAGATACAATAGAATATAATATAAGCAAATTTCATTTAAGGGATAATGCGCTGTTAGATGAATTACTTAGAAGATTACCAGGAATTGAAATAGATCAAAATGGGAGTTTAAAATTCATGGGACAACCTATAAGTAAGATTAAAATTAATGGGAAGGATTTTATGATAAATAATATTAAGGATTTAATAAGAGTTATCCCATTAGAAACCTTAGATAGAGTGCAAATATTAGATGATTATGGAAAGCTAGCTGAGATAACTGGTAGAACACAGGGTATAGCAGCTGGTAAAGTTATTAATTTAGAGACAAAAAACACGTTAAACACAACCCAAAACCTAAAGGCACAACTAGGTGTTGGAACAAGCAATAGAATTCAATCCAATTTTAACGCATCTTCTATAGGTAACAAAAAACAAATTATTCTATATGGTACAACGGACAACACAATTCCTGGACAGGGAGAGATCGTTAGTAGTAGAGGTGCATTTTTATTTAGAAATCAGATCAATGATCTATTTTATACAAATGGAGGAATATTTGCTGACCATGAAAGCAATAAATTACAATCATATAATACAACACAAAACCTAACATCGGAGGGAATATTATCCATAAATAGTAACAGTACAACAACTAGTACATATAATAACTACAGCCTGGCGGAAACAATAGAATACAAGGATAAGAAACGAAATAAGATTAGCCTGCAGCTATCAGGCGAAAGAAAAAAACAAACAGATCAAAATAATACTATTTCTTCCCAAACCGGCTTACAACACATTGAACAATCTTATTCTAATATCACACATGCCACTATTCCCAATTTAAGGACTAGCCTATATGGCATTCATCAATTTAATAACCCAGGAGAACTATTAGCATTCAGTGCTACTTACAATTACTCAGGAAACACTAGTTATCAGAATATCATTAACGCCTCTACTTATTATAATTCAGATGATACAGCCATTAAAGATTCACTACAATATCAATTATTAAATAAGCAGAATAATGCATACAACATTACCTTCCAATCTTCCTATATAAAACCACTCAGCACTACTGCGTCATTCGAAATTCTTTATAATTTAAAATCAAACAATAATTCTTTTGAACAGGAAACACAATGGGCCGATAAAGAAGGGAAAATGAAAATAATAGACTCACTTAGCAACCAGTTCGATTATAGGATCACAGAGCATAAATCAGGCATCAATTTCAATAATAAAAAGGGTAAAATAGAATACACAATTGGAGTATATTATCATTTTGCTAAGTACAACTCAAACCAAAGCCAATGGCTAGTCCCCAATTTAAATATCAAATACCAATTAAATAAAACTTCAAGGCTTTCCTTACATTATGAAGGCCATCCCAATTATCCCGACAACCAGCAACTAAGACCTATTACAGACAGAACTAATCCATTGTTTCCAATAATAGGTAACCCAGATCTCAAAGCAGGATTATATAATATCTTCTTGCTAGAGTATAGCTTAGTAAAGAAATCCATTTTATTCATTAATATTAGATACACTCCTATTACTAATCAAACTGTCACTAACTCCATCCTTATAAAGGATACCCTTAATACAGTTACTCAAGAAACACACTACCTTAATACAAATGGCCTCTACCTCTTATCTGGTAACTACTCATGGTCTCATCCTTTCGATGAAGGTAAATATCAACTATTCTTCGAAGGTAACGCCAACCTTAACAACAACATTTATTACTTACAAAATCTCCGGAATTCCTCTCAGAACCTCATGCTCACTCAATCCATACGCCTGGGTATATATCAAAAGTGGATAGAATTGAATACAAGTACAGGGTATACTCACAATCAAACAACTTATTCACTTTCCCAAACACCTACTAGCCAAATTGGCACCTGGAATCTTGCGTTTAATTCCAAATTTTTCGCCGGCCCATCCTGGTCATTCTGGCTCGACCTCAACAAACAATTCAACTCCGGCTACGCCAACGGCGTCTCCGCCAATCCCACCGACCTCGCCGCCACTATTGAAAAAACCTTCCTCAAAAAAGCCCTCTCCTGCCGCCTCCAGGGATTCAATTTGTTAAATCAAAACATAGGCATCGCACAAACCATCTCCGGCAACACCACCACCCAAACCCGCACCAACCAACTCGGCCGTTACATCCTCCTCTCCCTCATCCTCGACCTCAAAAAAACCAAAAAATAA
- a CDS encoding tetratricopeptide repeat protein: protein MRFYLLVVLMCISIFTSGQQLVPKNSYDQVSSLIAQKQYDKAETQINNLLKTYPGNKSLSLYLLYIYCHKGQYDKAKIQYNALQKIRLDNGETNWLKTQITDPYGPYLFPSSSQPANHTRNLATAASTLPTASHVGKLGIVYNCFDTLSSVDLSQMKSIQELEKRRYTTDQMDKAIATVKAIVGPQNKISSQGRFILVNTQNKLSDSNIRSVANELDKTWQFYTRYFDIAPSNDIITVYLVPNAAELKRMAGIVHGIRAPNVDLGYSCMYDNSILSICNTGTGTLHHELFHIVARKRMTDIPTWLDEGIACLYAVYQWKNDTLYGAYNNWRTQVIQDATYNSTLDMPNRDNTIAVPSLKTLLNYSWDQFNGIIDDNLCKVAINYSLANHLLLYLQQKNLLQKVFNAYKDSTNIPDTTAILIADKDNITPFEKATGEPITITTEKFRNWLIERYHLNEGLSFDENVNPDFNDALQTCQAVIDMIMLERPGGITSKQLRSWREQKEALSDEYITISDADLEKIVRTKDKNPELFNSVTANREKLEALDVLYSKTRQLERTLRSSFFLK, encoded by the coding sequence ATGCGATTCTATCTCCTTGTAGTATTGATGTGTATTTCCATATTCACATCCGGCCAGCAGCTGGTCCCCAAAAACAGTTATGACCAGGTATCTTCCTTAATCGCACAAAAACAATATGATAAAGCGGAAACACAAATTAACAACCTACTGAAAACGTATCCGGGAAATAAATCATTGTCATTATACCTGCTCTACATTTATTGCCACAAAGGCCAATATGATAAAGCTAAGATCCAGTATAATGCCCTGCAAAAAATACGGCTGGACAATGGAGAAACAAATTGGCTGAAAACGCAAATAACAGATCCATACGGTCCATACTTATTCCCCTCCTCAAGTCAACCTGCAAATCATACCAGGAACCTCGCTACAGCAGCATCTACACTACCAACCGCTTCCCACGTGGGCAAACTCGGTATCGTTTATAACTGCTTTGACACCTTGAGCTCCGTAGATCTCTCCCAAATGAAATCGATCCAGGAACTGGAGAAGAGAAGATATACGACCGACCAAATGGACAAAGCGATCGCTACAGTAAAAGCGATAGTTGGTCCCCAAAATAAGATTAGCAGCCAGGGACGATTTATACTTGTAAATACCCAAAACAAGCTCTCTGATTCTAATATTCGTTCAGTAGCAAATGAATTGGATAAAACATGGCAGTTCTACACCCGGTATTTTGACATCGCACCATCCAATGATATCATTACCGTCTATTTAGTCCCTAATGCGGCCGAACTTAAAAGAATGGCAGGGATCGTACATGGAATACGTGCCCCCAATGTAGACCTGGGGTATTCATGTATGTATGATAATAGTATACTTAGCATTTGCAATACTGGCACAGGCACCCTGCACCATGAACTATTTCACATAGTAGCCAGGAAGAGAATGACCGATATACCCACCTGGTTAGATGAAGGTATCGCCTGTTTATACGCTGTATATCAATGGAAAAATGACACCTTGTATGGAGCTTATAATAATTGGCGCACCCAGGTCATTCAGGATGCGACTTACAATAGTACGCTGGATATGCCCAATCGTGATAATACAATCGCGGTGCCCTCGTTAAAAACACTTCTTAACTATTCATGGGATCAATTCAACGGCATAATAGATGATAATTTATGCAAGGTGGCGATCAACTATTCTCTGGCTAATCATCTATTGCTGTACCTACAGCAGAAAAATCTGCTCCAAAAAGTATTCAATGCATATAAAGACAGTACAAATATCCCTGACACAACCGCAATACTGATCGCTGACAAAGATAACATCACACCTTTTGAAAAAGCCACGGGCGAACCGATCACCATTACCACAGAGAAATTCAGAAACTGGCTCATAGAAAGATATCATCTGAATGAAGGTTTGTCATTTGATGAGAATGTCAATCCCGATTTTAATGACGCATTACAAACCTGTCAAGCAGTTATTGACATGATTATGTTAGAAAGACCGGGAGGTATAACAAGCAAGCAATTAAGATCATGGAGAGAACAAAAAGAGGCCCTATCTGATGAATATATTACTATATCAGATGCAGACCTCGAAAAAATCGTGCGTACAAAAGATAAAAATCCTGAATTATTTAATAGTGTTACAGCAAACCGCGAAAAGCTGGAAGCATTAGATGTGTTATATAGTAAAACACGTCAGTTAGAACGTACATTACGAAGCAGCTTCTTTTTAAAATAA